In Terriglobales bacterium, the genomic window AGGACATCGCGGTGGTGGCGGGGCAGCCGCTCAGCGTCACCGCCCAGCTCGAGCCTCTGGGCCCGCCGCCCTTCACTCAGGACGACATCGAGAAGATGCTGCAGGGCAACGTCTCCAACAAGCGCATCGCCGCCCTGGTGGAGGAGCGAGGCGTGGACTTCGAGCTTACCGCCGACCTCAAGAAGCGCCTGAGGGCCTTGGGCGCCGACGACGCCCTGCTGCAGGCCCTCGCGGCCAAGAAGCGGTAGCGGCCGCCCGCACTTGCCGTTTCGGGTTTCAAGGTTCACGTTTCACGTTGTCTGCTTGAAACTTGAAACCTGAAACGCGAAACTTGCTCCATGCCCCTGCTCGAAGCCCGCAACCTGACCAAGGTCTTCCCCCTGGGCGAATCCGTCTTCGGGGGCGGGGCCAAGGGCGAGGTGCGGGCGGTGGATGATGTCTCGCTCACGCTCGACGCCGGCGAGACCCTGGGGCTGGTGGGCGAATCGGGCTCGGGCAAGAGCACGCTGGGAAGGCTGCTGCTGCGGCTCCTCGAGCCCACCTCGGGCTCCGTCCGCTTCGACGGCCGCGACGTGCTGGCGGCCTCCGGGGGCGAGTTGCGCCGCCTGCGCCGCGACCTGCAGATCATCTTCCAGGACCCCTTCGCCTCGCTCGATCCGCGCATGACCGTGGAAGCCATCGTGGGAGAGCCGCTGGCCATCCACGAGAAGGGCAACGGCCGCGCCCGCCGCGCGCAGGTAGTGGAGCTGCTGCGCGCCGTGGGTTTGGACGAATCCATCCTCGGCCGTTACCCGCACGAGTTTTCCGGAGGGCAGCGGCAGCGCATCGGCATCGCGCGCGCCCTGGCCCTGCGCCCGCGCTTCATCGTGGCCGACGAGCCGGTCTCGGCGCTGGACGTGAGCGTGGGCGCGCAGATCGTGAACCTGCTGGCCCGGCTGCAGCGCGAATTCGGCCTGACCTACCTCTTCATCTCCCACTCCATGCCGGTGGTGCGCTACCTGGCCACGCGCATCGCCGTGATGCACGGCGGCAAGATCGTGGAGGCGGGCCCGGCCGAGGAGATCACCACGCGTCCCCAGCACCCCTACACGCGGAGCCTGCTGGCGGCCACGCCCGAGATCGCACCGGCCACGGAGCCGCACCCCTAGGCCCCCGGTGGGATTGTCCCGGGGGCGCGCGCGGGCTAGACTGGCGGGAGATGTGCAGGAGCCTCCCATGAGCACCGCTCCCTACGCTCTCTCCCAGTCGGTCACCGCCGAACGCACCTTCATCGCCCGCGTCTTCGGCTGGATGGCGGGAGGCCTGGTCACTACCGGCCTGATCGCCGCCTACGTCGCCACCAACCCGGCGATGGTGAAGGCTATCTTCGGCTCAGGTTTGTTCTGGGTGCTGGTGGTGGCCGAACTGATCGCGGTGGCGGGGCTCTCCTGGGGCGTGAACCGCATGAGCCCGGCCTTGGCCATGGGCGCCTTCCTCTTCTACGCCGCGCTCAACGGCCTGACCCTCTCGGTGATCTTCCTGGTCTACACCGCCGAATCCATCGGGCTGACCTTCTTCATCACCGCCGGCACCTTCGGCGCCATGTGCCTCTACGGGGCCACCACCAAGCGCGACCTTACCTCCCTGGGCAGCCTGCTGTTCATGGCGCTGATCGGACTGATCCTGGCTTCCGTGGCCAACATCTTCTGGCACAGCTCCGCGCTCTACTGGGTGGTGACCTACGCCGGCGTCTTGATCTTCGTCGGCCTGACCGCCTACGACGCGCAGAAGATCAAACGCATGCACGCCATGGGAGTGGAGGGCACGGACCAGGACAGGAAGGCCGCCATCCTGGGCGCGCTCGCTCTCTATCTCGACTTCATCAATCTGTTCCTGTACCTGCTGCGCATCTTCGGCCGGAGGAAGTAGCGATGCAACGGAGCGGCGCTTCCGCCTGCAGGGGATACCTGGCGCTGGCGGCGCTGTTTCTGCTGGCGCTGCCGCTTCTTGGCCAGGGGGAGCCCCAGCCCGCTCCCCCCGACGTCCCCACGATCCTGCAGCAGGCCCACGCGCTGCAGAAGCAGGGCAAGCTGGACGACGCCATCACCCTCGTCCTGGAGAATGCCGACGCGGTGCGCGACGGCTACGGCGGCGAGAGCCTCGCCTTCGCCGAGATGGCCGAGACCCTGGCCGACTTCTACGTGCTCAAGGCGCGCGGCGGTCCTGAGGCCGGAGGTGCGCCGCCGCTCTCCCCCGAGGACGCCGCCAAGGTCTACGACGCCTGCGCCCAGATGTACCGCCTGGCGCTGGCCATCCAGCAGAAGTTCCCCGATACCCTGGTGGCGGAGATCCGCCTGCGCAAGGCACTGGCCGACATCCATCGCAGCGTGGAACCGCCGCCGCCGCCGGCCGAGCCCGGGGCCACCCGGCCTGAAGGAGAGAAGGCGAGCGCCTCCGCCCCCGACGAGGAGGCCCTGCGCGCTGCCCGCGAGGAAGAAGCGCGCCGCGCCCAGCAGGAACTCGCGGCCTGGGAAAAGGCGATGGAAGAGCAGCGGGCCCGGGAGGCGCGGCAGGAGGCTGCCGCCAAGGCGCCGAAGTCGAAGAAGACTGCGAAGACCGGCAAAAAGTCGGCGGCCAAGTCCGCCCCCAAGCCCGAGGACGCCGGCCCGGTCGTGCTGGGGGCGATGGGCGGCACCGACTACGACGCCAGCAAGCCGGACTGGGGGCAGCCCACGCCGCCCCCCTCTTCCGGCACCGCGGCAGGCCAGCCCACGCCGCCGCAGTACCAGACCAAGGCCGAGTACACCTTCCCTGACGAAACGGTCGAGGGCAACCTGGAGAAGCCGCCGCGCGACACGCTGGAGCGGTATCCCACCATCGAATCGCCGGATGCGGTAGCGCCAGGGCAGGAGTTCGCCGTCCAAGTCTCGCTGACCGAGGAGCAGATCACCCCGGAGGCCCGGGTACAGCAAGGCGCGACCACCGCCGAGGGCAAGCTGGCCCTGGCCCTGCCGCAGAGCGCCGAGAACCAGTGGAAGATCGACGTGGCGCTCTCCGCTCCCGGCCTGGAGTTCGCCCGCGGCTCCAACCTGGGCAGCCTGGTGCTGCCGCGCCAGGGCGATTCCACGGTGGCCATCTTCTATCTGCGCGCGCGGCCCATGGCCGCGGCCGAGAGGTCTGTCCACCTGATGGCCACGCTGTGGTACCAGGGCAGCTACCTGGCGCGCATCGAGCGCGACCTGGTGATCCGCAACCCG contains:
- a CDS encoding Bax inhibitor-1/YccA family protein; translation: MSTAPYALSQSVTAERTFIARVFGWMAGGLVTTGLIAAYVATNPAMVKAIFGSGLFWVLVVAELIAVAGLSWGVNRMSPALAMGAFLFYAALNGLTLSVIFLVYTAESIGLTFFITAGTFGAMCLYGATTKRDLTSLGSLLFMALIGLILASVANIFWHSSALYWVVTYAGVLIFVGLTAYDAQKIKRMHAMGVEGTDQDRKAAILGALALYLDFINLFLYLLRIFGRRK
- a CDS encoding CHAT domain-containing protein, with translation MQRSGASACRGYLALAALFLLALPLLGQGEPQPAPPDVPTILQQAHALQKQGKLDDAITLVLENADAVRDGYGGESLAFAEMAETLADFYVLKARGGPEAGGAPPLSPEDAAKVYDACAQMYRLALAIQQKFPDTLVAEIRLRKALADIHRSVEPPPPPAEPGATRPEGEKASASAPDEEALRAAREEEARRAQQELAAWEKAMEEQRAREARQEAAAKAPKSKKTAKTGKKSAAKSAPKPEDAGPVVLGAMGGTDYDASKPDWGQPTPPPSSGTAAGQPTPPQYQTKAEYTFPDETVEGNLEKPPRDTLERYPTIESPDAVAPGQEFAVQVSLTEEQITPEARVQQGATTAEGKLALALPQSAENQWKIDVALSAPGLEFARGSNLGSLVLPRQGDSTVAIFYLRARPMAAAERSVHLMATLWYQGSYLARIERDLVIRNPQGTAANLEAGPAQGGAAPAARAEAKAAAPPAARAAPKAAAKEAAPAAAGPSVVEQRRAALDLGFVPPDLTVVLLHNPGDNTETIILESPHLQPAQYTTPRTPGLAEWLAAQYRQIAARSSRGMQPAGEAAAAGRQSTDDFLRGFGRQLYLQFAPQPFREAFWTLEDKLGAKFRTIQIFTDDPTLPWELMRPVRADGSGERDFLGMEFSVARWHVTQDTAQLERPPQTEPLEKVVVIAPQYQGETALPGQSDELSALAQLPGYSLVGGDLGAFRTVFQQLPSGLVHFAGHGAVAQQGGAPEYAILLEDGPLDLMTWRGMTPLRQHHHPVVFFNACEVGQSQKVANFVDGWAPAVLRIGASGYIGALWPVNDRVAALFAARFYQAMESELAQAGGRARVSEVLTRTRRDVFRETGDPTALAYVFYGDPNLAFSRAR
- a CDS encoding ATP-binding cassette domain-containing protein: MPLLEARNLTKVFPLGESVFGGGAKGEVRAVDDVSLTLDAGETLGLVGESGSGKSTLGRLLLRLLEPTSGSVRFDGRDVLAASGGELRRLRRDLQIIFQDPFASLDPRMTVEAIVGEPLAIHEKGNGRARRAQVVELLRAVGLDESILGRYPHEFSGGQRQRIGIARALALRPRFIVADEPVSALDVSVGAQIVNLLARLQREFGLTYLFISHSMPVVRYLATRIAVMHGGKIVEAGPAEEITTRPQHPYTRSLLAATPEIAPATEPHP